A region from the Cyprinus carpio isolate SPL01 chromosome A8, ASM1834038v1, whole genome shotgun sequence genome encodes:
- the LOC109084987 gene encoding podoplanin-like — protein MMRIILLLLVTLAGPFCIFTQASTLMVPTAVTATTESNSVKNQTDFPAEKEGSTPQDAVSTSLPAPEATEATNATELTAVSTTPPVLQSEAQTDTSQSTEAGPKETKSPEASTVTKEAGAETGKAKETATPSETPHVEVETEGMGTGQLVGIVFGALITVIVVIAIIILVARRMGQYSP, from the exons ATGATGAGGATCATACTGCTGTTGCTGGTCACCCTGGCGGGGCCTTTCTGTATCTTTACCCAAGCAA GTACTCTGATGGTGCCAACAGCTGTTACTGCAACTACAGAATCAAATAGTGTAAAAAATCAGACTGATTTCCCTGCTGAAAAAGAGGGATCAACTCCTCAAGATGCGGTCTCAACGTCACTGCCTGCTCCTGAGGCAACAGAAGCAACTAACGCAACAGAACTTACAGCGGTTTCCACAACACCACCAGTATTACAATCAGAAGCCCAAACAGATACATCACAATCAACAGAAGCTGGACCTAAAGAGACAAAGAGCCCTGAAGCCTCTACTGTCACCAAAGAGGCAGGAGCAGAAACTGGGAAAGCTAAAGAAACAGCGACTCCATCAGAGACTCCACATGTAGAGGTGGAGACTGAAG GTATGGGCACAGGACAGTTGGTGGGGATCGTATTTGGCGCTTTGATCACAGTGATTGTTGTCATTGCTATTATCATCTTGGTGGCCAGAAGAATGGGCCAATACTC ACCCTAA